The window TCATCAGCATTTTCAAGCCCAGGATTGCCATCAAGCTTTCCAGGAATCTCAGCCTTGGATTTGAATACACCTATTACCTGAACAATAGCTACTTGCTGTATCTCCCGGATGTCCACAAAAGCGAAAGCGAGCAGAAGATTTACCTGATGCTGTATTTGTAAATCTATGCCGTGCCTGCTTGTCCGCGGCTGAGGGTAAACGCCGCGATCGAAAATCCGCTGGGACATGAACCCGTCAATGCGAATTGCGTCCTTATCCGAAAATTGCCCCATGGAACAGGACTATTCCTGTTTTGCAGGACATCTCCTACCGTGTTTCCCACTCCCAATCACATGCAATCCGTTCTTTTATCCTGGAATTCGTTTGGCACATAATATGCTTCATTTATTTTAAGAAGAGAGGATAAAGCCGATGGATGAAGTGATAGATAAAAAACACCAGGAAATGGTGATGTCGAGATTGACAGTGTCGATGCTCATCGCCATCATCGTCACATTGTTGATGATCACCGGCTATTTGTTCGCAGGGGACATGGACGGGCAGATCGCGGCGGCTGCAGTCAAAACGGTCGTATGCAAAACATGGCTCAAGGGCGACGGCATCCAGGTCCGCTGCCAGGATAGCGTCGTCACCCTGACCGGGACCGTGGCCAGCGCACCCCATTCGCTATTGGCGGCCGAAACGGTTGCCGACCTGCCCGGGGTCAAGCGCTTGGACAAGCGCACGATCGGCGAATGATCATCATGGCAGGTTTCGCGCGCCATCGTTTAGGAGAATAAAAGTTGAAACCCGTAAAAAGCAAATTCTTATCCATTAAAGCCAGCGCCTTGCAGGACGCGATCTTTAACAGCGCCAATTTTTCGAGCATCGCCACCGACGAAAAGGGCGTCATTCAGATATTCAATGTCGGCGCCGAGCGCATGCTGGGCTACACGGCCGCTGAAGTGGTGAACAAGATCACCCCGGCGGACCTTTCCGATTCTCAAGAATTGTTGGCGCGCGCCAAGGCGCTCAGCATCGAATTCGGAACCCCGATTTCCTCGGGCTTCGAGGCGCTGGTGTTCAAGGCCTCGCGCGGCATCGAGGATATCTACGATCTGACCAAGATCCGCAAGGACGGCAGCCGCTTCCCGGCCGTCGTGTCGATCACGGCGCTGCGAGACGATAAAAACGCCATCATCGGCTACCTGCTGATCGGCACCGACAACACCGCGCGCAAGCAGGCG of the Candidatus Aminicenantes bacterium genome contains:
- a CDS encoding BON domain-containing protein; translated protein: MDEVIDKKHQEMVMSRLTVSMLIAIIVTLLMITGYLFAGDMDGQIAAAAVKTVVCKTWLKGDGIQVRCQDSVVTLTGTVASAPHSLLAAETVADLPGVKRLDKRTIGE